The genome window atgaaaatgGATCTCTcccgtataagtttatttctttagttcctcatacagaaatTTTCGTCCCCCTCtttaagggactccactacattatatagttcccttctctcatctcaaccctacacttgttgactatctaagcacatacttgagtggctgtcccatcagacgccttcatctctctccatgtgagttgcagaggccaaggcggtattgttcaggggtcatttcctcattaatgcggccaagagggtggttggggcgcaattaatgtggtggtagctctccatgggatattttggattttattcattttatatgttgggaggacgaaccgaagtggctggggagagttcctcgtctgggctttgtgatgtccgaggaggagttactcctcggacaggtttccttggcgtttatgggattgagtaatgcttcatacgtggtttctcttcggacaggacgctcctcggacgggcctgaatttggaatagcccattatttctgggccgggccccacagcCGCTATTTCCCataattttttcactcttttgcCGCTACTTTCTGCTAAAATTTCCCGCACAAAACCTGctatatatttcttgttttttctaCACCTCTAGTTCATCACAAAGAGGCTAGAGAACAAAACCAAATACAAGGGTACTAGGTATTGATTTATCCCCTCTAGTTTTATTCTTTGTGCCTTTAATTTATATATCTCCCTCTCTATtcctaattttatatttctgtttTCTATTAGCAGATTTGCTCAATCTATTATAGCTTTTGGTGATCCATCAATCAAAGGTATACATCTAGATTTATGTTTTACTATCTATATAAATAAGACCTACTTTAACTTTGAATAAACTAATGTTAAAGGATGACTAGCTTTACAGAATTAATCTTAAGAATTGATGTGATAGAATAGTtcgtttggtttattttataggaatataattttttgaatccaGTGATATCTTTTCCTATTGTAATATAATGAATTTCTTTCTGTTTCAATTTATCAATGTGATAGGATGATAAGCATGtatttagttttgaaaaaattgagttatatttttttttttcacaataatgTCATTGAAGTAAAAGCTTTGTGGGTTAGGTAGAGTTGTGTTTCATGTGTAATTTCACATTAATATTCATAATTGCtagtgttctttattttttgtgacCGCATTAACAAATTTATATTCTACTTTCATTGTGTTGTTTACAAGTGTTAGTTTTTCTAATAGTAGGTAGGCATGGCAAGGAAAGTTAAGAGGAAAGGTAAAGGCATTAGTGAGTCTCAAGACTCTCAACTACAAGAAACTCAGTCAACTAGGCCTTCCTTTTATCATAATGAAGTTTCTGAGCAGGAGCTCTCACAAACTCTACGTCCATCATCTGAGCCTCAAACTGATGAAGGAGCACATCAGGCCTCTAATTCCCCTTTAATAGGTAGTATTACattatataccttttttttttttatcgcaTTTACTTAAACAATTGACATAATTCTAGATAATTATGTCAATAAGTATATgttctttatcaaatttttattattatttgttttatcaATAGGTACTAATGTTGGATCAAAAAAGAGGGGTCGAGGAAAGACTAAAGGCATCAATGCTGGAGATGGTGAAATAGAGGTTGAGATTTATGATGGCAAGTGAGTGACTTATTGCTATGTTGgtttattgaaattaattatgGTATTATAGTTATATGATATTGTTAACAtgtttgatttatattttcagAATTATTACACCAAAAGCCACTCGAGAGATTACCATTCTTTTTCACCAAAAGCTTAATGGAGCTTGGACAACCTTTACAGAATACCCAAATTCTGAGCTAGAGACTTTATATGCTCGATACAGAGCTCAACGCTTTAAGCATAAGCAGCCTGATGAGGAAGTCAAGAAGGCATTTATAGAATCAGTGAAACAACACTATTCTGATTGGATGTTTCGCATTAGAAATCCTATTTTTCAGAAGTACGAAGTGAAAGAAGATCGTTACAAGAATGGTCCGTCCTTCATTCCTACACCTTTTTGGAAAGAGATGGTGGATAAATGGATGATGGGAGATTGGGGGGTGAGTATAAATGAAATACAAGGCATaaattctctcactctctctctctcaccattatttgttaatattttcaTAGAAACTAATGTTTTATTGTATGAATTATGCATGTAGGAGACAAGTTTGAAAAATAAGGGCAACAGAAATAAGTCTAAAATTTTCTCCATTACAGGTTTTGTACCAATGGCCAAGTACAGATATGAAATGGTATATTATACTATCATCAAatagttttacattttattgTGTATTTATATAGTTTAATAACTTTACcaatgttttttattcttttaaatattgCAGTATCTTGAGACGGGCTCTGAGCCTAGCCCCATTGATTGCTTTAAGAAATTTCATACAAAAAAGGATGGCAAAAAATGGGCAACTGATCATGCTAAGACATTATATGTATGCAACTTATAccaaagttttaattttgttatcaactttagtttttttgttgttttgattatcCATGTGGTTTTTATTTATGTGTAGGAAAAAATGGATGCCATAAAGGCCCAAGCTGTTTCTGAAGGTACTAAGACAAATGATTATCAGATCTTTCGTGAAGTGGTTGGTGAACCAAGTCATGGTCATGTTCTTGGCATGGGAATAGGTATTAAGGCTAAGGATGTGTACGGCTTAACTTCATCTGGTAAAGGATGTAGCAAACGTTGTAGAGAAgattttacaaaagaaaaagaagatttgGAGGCTCGTCTTAGAGAGGAAATGGATTCCAAACTTGCAAAAGTTGTGGAGAAGCTTGAGGAGAAGTTTGCTCAAAAGTTGCAGTCAATGGGCATACTACAACAATCTGACATAGATCCAGCTACCACGGTACAATTTCAAACTTATGCTTTTGTCTCTTTGATCTTCTACAACTTTCTATTGGTTTGATGTGATTTACAgcttgcatctattataatattttattattttatatttagttttgataAATGATAATAGGACTATTATGACATTATctattgttttgagttttgacaacTGTGTATAGGTTTTGTACTTAATTTTGTATATCATGTTTTTTGTGGtttacatttttcataattgttatattattttaatttatatttgattttgatagTAGTTTAAGTAATCAAATTTAGTTATTGTTAtagttaaattcaaaaaaaaaaaaaaaaagttactttgAGCAGATTGGGATACTAGAATTCATTTCAATTGTTTCATTTTAACTtatgtttaatgttttttattttttatttattttttagaatggtACTAGCGGAGATGAAGAGGACAACTCAAACAATAACATAGAGGTTGAAAACAACTTGGAGAGTGACTCAGAGGAAGACTAATATAGATCTTGTCATAGAATAGTTGTTTAAGTTTAAAACAAAGTTGAATTTCAggatttctttgtattttttatattttaaagtttgaaatgaatttttatCTGTTGATGGATCAATTTATTGTAACATGGTAgttaaacaaaaatgatataaaataaattaaaaataaataataaaatattttaaaaattatataaaatattaccaTCGATGATGTAAAAATTTGGTCATAAATAACTTTATAGTGATGACAAAGTCTCTCGCAATTAATAGAATAGTGACATCCCTACCCTATCGCTAAAAATAAGTTGCGAGGGGTTAAAAGTCCTCACAAATAAATTCTAGCGATAATATTGTGAGGGTATAAATGTCCTCACAAATAGTTAGTAACGACAACGGCTTTTTCTCGCTAAAAATAAGTTGCGAGGGTATAACTATCcctacaaatatttattaatgacaACTGCTTTTCCTCGTTAAAAATAAGCTACGAGGGGTTAAAAATcctcacaaataaattttagcgATGCCATTATTGCGAGGGTATAAATGTTCTCACAAGTAGTTATTAACGACGACTACATTCCCTCATTAAAGATAAGTTGCGAGGGGTTAAAAGCtttcacaaataaattttagcgATGCTATTATTGCGAGGGTATAAATGTCCTCACAAATAGTTATTAACGACAGCTGCTTCCCCTCgttaaaaataagttacaaGGGGTTAAAAGCcatcacaaataaattttagcaatGCTATTATTTGTCACTAAAAAGTATGTCGTCAATTTGGAATTTGCAAATAACTAATTGCGAGGGTATAAGGGTCCTCACAAATAGTTGTTAACGATGACTGTTTCCCCTCGCTAAAAATAAGTCGTCGACTTTTCTCGTCGTTTGGTAATATATTTGTGAGGGCGAATTTGTTCAGTAGTGACAGTAGATTGCcctcataaattatttatttgcgAAGGTATGGTCGCAAAATCTCTTTTAGTGACAAGTGTAAATA of Quercus lobata isolate SW786 chromosome 8, ValleyOak3.0 Primary Assembly, whole genome shotgun sequence contains these proteins:
- the LOC115954592 gene encoding uncharacterized protein LOC115954592 isoform X2 translates to MMAKYPNSELETLYARYRAQRFKHKQPDEEVKKAFIESVKQHYSDWMFRIRNPIFQKYEVKEDRYKNGPSFIPTPFWKEMVDKWMMGDWGETSLKNKGNRNKSKIFSITGFVPMAKYRYEMYLETGSEPSPIDCFKKFHTKKDGKKWATDHAKTLYEKMDAIKAQAVSEGTKTNDYQIFREVVGEPSHGHVLGMGIGIKAKDVYGLTSSGKGCSKRCREDFTKEKEDLEARLREEMDSKLAKVVEKLEEKFAQKLQSMGILQQSDIDPATTNGTSGDEEDNSNNNIEVENNLESDSEED
- the LOC115954592 gene encoding uncharacterized protein LOC115954592 isoform X1; the protein is MILLTCLIYIFRIITPKATREITILFHQKLNGAWTTFTEYPNSELETLYARYRAQRFKHKQPDEEVKKAFIESVKQHYSDWMFRIRNPIFQKYEVKEDRYKNGPSFIPTPFWKEMVDKWMMGDWGETSLKNKGNRNKSKIFSITGFVPMAKYRYEMYLETGSEPSPIDCFKKFHTKKDGKKWATDHAKTLYEKMDAIKAQAVSEGTKTNDYQIFREVVGEPSHGHVLGMGIGIKAKDVYGLTSSGKGCSKRCREDFTKEKEDLEARLREEMDSKLAKVVEKLEEKFAQKLQSMGILQQSDIDPATTNGTSGDEEDNSNNNIEVENNLESDSEED